Proteins from a single region of Syngnathus typhle isolate RoL2023-S1 ecotype Sweden linkage group LG10, RoL_Styp_1.0, whole genome shotgun sequence:
- the seh1l gene encoding nucleoporin SEH1, whose translation MFVARSIAADHKDLIHDVSYDFHGRRMATCSSDQSVKVWDKSENGEWHCTASWKTHSGSVWRVTWAHPEFGQVLASCSFDRTAAVWEEIVGESNDKQRVQSHWIKRTTLVDSRTSVTDVKFAPKHMGLMLTTCSADGVVRIYEAPDVMNLSQWSLQHEISCKLSCSCISWNPSSSRAHPPMFAVGSDDSNVTYGGKVQIYEYNENTRKYAKAESLMTITDAVHDIAFAPNLGRSFHVLAIATKDVRIFKLVPLRKESTSTGSTKFEVQIVAQFDNHNSQVWRVSWNITSTLLASSGDDGCVRLWKANYMDNWKCTGILKGDGSPLTGSSGQPTAMRTVVGSSAQTAQNALNGISAGRYFFPPLDPPIAGTRHGHLLPPPSLIEHCESEHNQQQSVSRRLSSRSLVSLPESDGQ comes from the exons ATGTTTGTTGCACGTAGCATAGCAGCAGATCATAAAGATCTAATTCATGATGTATCGTATGATTTTCATGGCCGGAGAATGGCGACTTGTTCCAGTGACCAAAGTGTAAAA GTTTGGGATAAAAGTGAGAATGGAGAGTGGCACTGCACTGCCAGCTGGAAG ACTCATAGTGGATCAGTGTGGAGAGTGACCTGGGCTCATCCAGAATTTGGACAAGTTCTCGCGTCATGCTCCTTTGACAGGACAGCTGCTGTTTGGGAGGAGATTGTAGGAGAGTCAAATGACAAACAGAGAGTGCAGAGCCACTGG ATAAAAAGAACCACACTTGTGGACAGTCGAACATCAGTGACTGATGTGAAATTTGCTCCCAAACACATGGGCCTTATGCTGACCACATGTTCTGCGGATGGAGTGGTGAGGATCTATGAGGCTCCAGATGTCATGAACCTCAGTCAGTGGTCCCTGCAGCATGAAATCTCTTGCAAGCTCAGCTGCAGCTGCATTTCTTGGAACCCCTCCAG CTCTAGGGCTCACCCGCCAATGTTTGCCGTGGGAAGCGACGACAGCAACGTGACATATGGTGGCAAAGTTCAGATCTATGAATACAATGAAAACACAAG GAAATATGCCAAAGCGGAGTCTCTGATGACCATCACGGATGCAGTCCATGACATTGCATTTGCTCCAAATCTGGGACGATCTTTCCACGTCCTCGCTATTGCAACAAAAGATGTCCGGATCTTTAAGCTTGTCCCTCTAAG GAAGGAAAGCACCTCTACAGGATCCACCAAGTTTGAGGTGCAGATTGTCGCCCAGTTTGACAACCACAACTCGCAAGTGTGGCGTGTGAGCTGGAACATCACCAGCACCTTGCTGGCCTCCTCTGGAGATGATGGCTGTGTGCGTCTATGGAAAG CCAACTACATGGACAACTGGAAGTGCACGGGCATCTTGAAGGGAGACGGCAGCCCACTGACTGGTTCATCTGGTCAGCCCACAGCCATGAGAACCGTGGTGGGCTCCTCTGCTCAGACCGCCCAGAATGCCCTAAATGGAATTTCCGCAGGAAG GTATTTCTTTCCCCCTCTGGATCCTCCCATAGCCGGAACCAGACATGGTCACCTGCTGCCTCCCCCCTCACTCATAGAACACTGTGAATCTGAGCACAATCAGCAACAGTCAGTTTCACGCAGACTTTCCTCAAGATCACTGGTGTCCTTACCGGAGTCTGACGGACAATAA
- the ptpn2a gene encoding tyrosine-protein phosphatase non-receptor type 2a, with the protein MEQEFEDINFSGGWQNIYNEIRNQASEYPYNVAKLPVNRNLNRYRDVSPYDHSRVKLASSENDYINASLVAVDEARRAYILSQGPLRNTCGHFWLMIWEQCSKAVIMLNRIIEKGSEKCAQYWPTTEELQMSFTDTGFVVRLISEEDHSYFTIRVLKLQNTKTEEWRSIYHFHYTAWPDFGVPESPASFLNFLFKVRESGSLGTEHGPSVVHCSAGIGRSGTFALVDTCLVLMDRRNNPSSVDIQKVLLDMREYRMGLIQTADQLRFSYMAVIEGAKLLGTNGSAQVQSELISRVDLETDMAPPNPPPRPHLNNSRPCLESQLPSKDSMPLLVEKPQYQGDSEADIAGLVKRRHREERIASTTQKVQQMKQRLSDSERKKEKWQYWRPIVLNVGAGAALAFGLLVCWMYSQ; encoded by the exons ATGGAGCAAGAATTTGAAGACATTAATTTTTCCGGGGGATGGCAAAACATTTACAAC GAAATCCGTAACCAAGCCAGTGAATATCCCTACAATGTGGCAAAACTTCCTGTGAATCGCAATTTGAATCGCTACAGGGATGTTAGTCCAT ACGATCACAGCCGGGTAAAACTTGCAAGCTCTGAAAATGACTACATCAATGCAAGTTTAGTCGCTGTGGACGAAGCCCGTCGAGCTTATATTCTTTCTCAG GGGCCTTTAAGAAACACTTGTGGTCACTTCTGGCTGATGATTTGGGAGCAGTGTTCCAAAGCTGTTATCATGCTGAACAGAATCATCGAAAAGGGATCT GAAAAGTGTGCACAATACTGGCCGACTACAGAGGAACTCCAAATGTCTTTCACTGACACGGGTTTTGTTGTCAGGCTGATTTCAGAGGAGGACCATTCCTATTTCACAATCCGAGTGCTAAAATTACAAAACACAAAG ACAGAGGAGTGGAGATCCATTTATCACTTTCACTACACCGCATGGCCGGATTTTGGTGTTCCAGAATCGCCTGCCTCCTTCCTCAACTTCCTTTTCAAAGTTCGGGAGTCTGGTTCACTGGGAACAGAGCACGGGCCCTCAGTTGTGCACTGCAGTGCTGGGATTGGGCGATCCGGGACCTTTGCCTTGGTGGACACCTGCCTGGTCTTG ATGGATCGGAGGAATAATCCGTCCTCTGTGGACATACAGAAGGTCCTTCTGGACATGAGGGAATACCGCATGGGCCTGATCCAGACTGCTGACCAACTGCGCTTTTCCTACATGGCCGTCATCGAGGGAGCCAAACTCCTTGGGACCAATGGTTCAGCACAG GTCCAATCGGAACTGATTTCCAGAGTTGACCTGGAGACAGACATGGCTCCACCTAACCCTCCACCTCGACCTCACTTAAACAACAGCAGACCTTGCCTGGAGTCCCAGCTCCCCTCAAAAGACAGCATGCCCCTGCTTGTGGAGAAGCCTCAGTACCAAGGCGACAGCGAGGCAGACATCGCTGgact TGTGAAGAGGCGACACCGTGAAGAGAGGATTGCCAGCACCACACAGAAGGTCCAGCAAATGAAACAGAGACTGAGCGActcggagagaaaaaaagaaaagtggcaGTATTGGAGACCCATTGTGCTTAATGTCGGCGCTGGTGCCGCGTTGGCTTTTGGTCTGCTGGTGTGCTGGATGTACTCCCAGTGA
- the dync2i2 gene encoding WD repeat-containing protein 34 — MFTDEDQVSINIQSSWRKSQQSSQESRGCQTRTIRSAESGVQTRSSVVGSTQTELQDHVTTQFLQDPDTVLHLPGLKEFLDQVEGQVIRELVKNSKSHAFDGFQVNWEEHNQMVFCLHQLQHPKALERGLHITSVSWSCTGGVIACAYGRLAEGDWSNDKSYICMWNIDHGGLNPKQADLIIDVPTTVTSLCCHPKHPALMAGGLYTGEVIVWDTSQSTDPVLVQTGMSADSHREPVCQVTWVPLRNKGEFGVLSACSGGRILLWTVNTEQGKCVLKSAFALVQQQILSSSSFKGQGTGTVGVTSLDLSPWDPDMFLVGSEGGLLLRCSLSSQTPAAVPSECLSVPLRTPTVFSFRPASGPVHSIHCSPFHRN, encoded by the exons ATGTTTACGGACGAAGACCAAGTGTCAATAAATATCCAGTCATCCTGGAGAAAATCTCAGCAGTCGTCGCAGGAGTCG AGAGGCTGTCAGACCAGAACCATCCGCAGTGCTGAATCAGGAGTACAGACTCGTTCCAGTGTTGTTGGAAGTACTCAAACAGAGCTCCAGGATCATGTAACGACACAGTTCCTCCAGGACCCCGACACTGTGCTCCATTTGCCGGGCTTGAAGGAGTTCCTAGATCAAGTTGAAGGCCAAGTCATCCGAGAGTTGGTCAAAAATTCCAAAAGTCATGCTTTTGATGGCTTTCAGGTGAACTGGGAAGAACACAATCAGATG gttttttgcCTTCATCAACTTCAACATCCCAAGGCCTTAGAGCGAGGTCTTCATATAACGTCTGTGTCCTGGAGTTGTACCGGTGGAGTAATAGCCTGTGCTTATGGACG GTTGGCAGAAGGTGATTGGAGCAATGACAAGTCATATATTTGCATGTGGAACATTGATCATGGAGGTCTGAACCCCAAACAAGCTGATCTGATCATAGATGTCCCAACTACAGTGACATCTCTGTGTTGTCACCCCAAGCACCCGGCTCTCATGGCAG GTGGTTTGTATACTGGGGAAGTGATAGTCTGGGACACCAGTCAGTCTACAGATCCAGTACTGGTGCAAACTGGCATGTCTGCAGATAGCCACAGAGAGCCTGTTTGTCAG GTTACCTGGGTGCCCCTTCGTAATAAAGGAGAGTTTGGTGTTCTGAGTGCATGCTCTGGAGGGAGGATTCTTCTGTGGACAGTGAACACGGAGCAAGGAAAATGTGTCCTGAAATCGGCCTTTGCGCTTGTGCAACAGCAAATACTTTCCAGCAGCAGCTTCAAG ggTCAAGGCACTGGCACTGTGGGTGTCACCTCTTTGGATCTGTCTCCATGGGACCCAGACATGTTCTTAGTAGGCTCCGAGGGTGGCCTTCTGCTTAGATGCTCCCTCTCCTCCCAGACACCAGCAGCAGTCCCATCTGAATGTCTCAGTGTGCCACTAAGAACTCCAACAGTCTTCTCCTTTAGGCCTGCTAGCGGCCCTGTCCACTCCATACACTGTTCACCTTTTCATAG GAACTGA